A part of Pantoea vagans genomic DNA contains:
- a CDS encoding ABC transporter substrate-binding protein has translation MKYIKGMTLFALALSAHASFAAEPSVPAESSLHVKADPALKSLIPADILKRGYIVAGTNPNTPPTTFYKEDNKTLAGREIDIMNAVGERLGITVQWRDTGGFDNIIPGLKTGRYDVALSNINATPTRLKQIDFVGYYNASLLGIISRKDADIPPFKSLSDVCGKEVGAGSGTTQVTRLEEASKACEAAGKQPIKVAIFPDRPAGVQAVVSGRVPLFLGPYEGLLWQTKVIKPLTMSGEITVNDAPVSVAFPKDSPLEPAVQAALNSLIKDGSYRKILDNWGIGFGAVTEARRNEEIFK, from the coding sequence GTGAAATATATAAAAGGAATGACCCTTTTTGCCCTCGCGCTTAGTGCGCACGCCAGTTTTGCAGCCGAACCTTCAGTGCCTGCTGAAAGCAGCTTACATGTCAAAGCCGATCCGGCGCTGAAAAGCCTGATACCCGCGGATATCCTTAAGCGTGGCTATATTGTGGCGGGTACTAACCCGAACACGCCGCCCACCACCTTCTATAAAGAAGACAACAAAACGTTGGCTGGTCGTGAAATCGACATCATGAATGCGGTCGGCGAGCGTCTGGGCATCACCGTTCAGTGGCGCGACACCGGCGGCTTCGACAATATTATTCCCGGCCTGAAGACCGGACGTTACGACGTGGCGCTGTCAAACATCAATGCCACGCCGACCCGTCTGAAACAGATCGACTTTGTCGGTTATTACAACGCCAGCCTGCTGGGCATTATTTCCCGCAAAGACGCTGATATCCCGCCCTTTAAATCCCTCAGCGATGTGTGTGGCAAAGAGGTGGGCGCCGGCTCCGGTACGACTCAGGTGACGCGGCTGGAAGAGGCCAGCAAAGCCTGTGAAGCCGCCGGTAAGCAGCCCATCAAGGTAGCGATATTCCCGGATCGTCCGGCGGGCGTGCAGGCTGTAGTCAGCGGTCGCGTTCCCTTGTTCCTCGGTCCTTATGAAGGGCTGTTGTGGCAGACCAAAGTGATCAAACCGCTGACCATGAGCGGTGAAATCACCGTGAATGATGCACCGGTCTCTGTCGCTTTCCCGAAAGACTCGCCGCTGGAGCCAGCCGTACAGGCGGCACTGAATTCGTTAATCAAAGATGGCAGCTACCGGAAAATCCTCGATAACTGGGGAATCGGTTTTGGTGCCGTGACCGAAGCCCGACGCAACGAAGAGATCTTTAAATGA
- a CDS encoding amino acid ABC transporter permease: protein MRETPDHTDDLKIVGKRYYGRWLSALVVLLCVVAMAHSMINNPRFEWQVIAENFTAPSILQGVLMTLQLTAISVVLGFAFGTVLALMRLSSNPVLVAVSWAYTWFFRGVPMLVQLFLWYNIAALYPRIALSIPGLGELWSAQSNALVSPFSAAVIALVMHQSAYAAEIVRAGIQSVGNGQIEAARALGYRPAQIFRHTVLPQAMRAIMPPAGNEIIGQLKTTAVVSVISLQDVLFSAQIIYQRTYEVIPLLLVATLWYLLMTSVLSVGQYYVERYFGRGVTRREKRSLLSSLPRFSLPKTQRSVSNG from the coding sequence ATGAGAGAAACTCCGGACCACACCGACGACCTGAAAATCGTCGGTAAACGCTACTACGGTCGCTGGCTGAGTGCGCTGGTGGTGCTGTTATGCGTGGTGGCGATGGCGCATTCGATGATTAACAATCCGCGCTTTGAATGGCAGGTGATTGCAGAGAACTTCACTGCGCCCTCCATTCTGCAGGGTGTGTTAATGACGCTGCAGCTCACGGCCATCTCGGTGGTGCTGGGATTCGCTTTTGGCACGGTGCTGGCACTGATGCGCCTCTCTTCTAACCCGGTGCTGGTGGCGGTGAGCTGGGCTTACACCTGGTTTTTCCGCGGAGTGCCGATGCTGGTGCAGCTGTTTCTCTGGTACAACATCGCCGCGCTCTATCCCCGCATCGCGCTGTCGATTCCGGGATTGGGCGAACTCTGGAGCGCGCAGTCCAATGCGCTGGTGAGTCCGTTTAGCGCGGCGGTGATCGCGCTGGTGATGCATCAGTCTGCCTATGCCGCAGAAATTGTGCGTGCTGGTATCCAGAGTGTGGGCAATGGACAGATTGAAGCGGCTCGCGCCCTGGGATATCGCCCGGCGCAGATTTTCCGTCACACCGTTTTACCGCAGGCGATGCGCGCCATTATGCCGCCAGCGGGCAATGAGATTATCGGCCAGCTAAAAACCACCGCAGTGGTGTCGGTGATCTCTCTGCAGGATGTGCTGTTTTCGGCGCAGATTATTTATCAGCGCACCTATGAAGTGATCCCGCTGCTGCTGGTCGCAACCTTGTGGTATCTGCTGATGACCTCTGTGCTCTCTGTCGGCCAGTACTATGTCGAGCGCTACTTTGGTCGCGGTGTGACGCGGCGAGAAAAGCGCAGCCTGCTGTCATCACTCCCGCGCTTTTCACTGCCGAAAACGCAAAGGAGCGTGAGCAATGGCTGA
- a CDS encoding amino acid ABC transporter ATP-binding protein yields MAEAIALRKVTKRFSGVTILDEVNLDIPAGSVTVILGPSGSGKSTLLRCINHLEKLDGGTIRIGGQMVGYRQKGQALHELSSSAIARQRAEIGMVFQQFNLFPHRTVLQNITDAPMRVKKQSRHQATTKALALLKQVGLSGREDEWPQNLSGGQQQRVAIARALAMDPGVMLFDEPTSALDPELVGEVLQVIKQLAHSGITMVVVTHEIGFAREVADNIVFMESGRIVAAGPTQQVLDDPDNGRVRNFIATVL; encoded by the coding sequence ATGGCTGAAGCAATCGCACTGCGCAAAGTCACCAAGCGCTTCTCCGGTGTCACCATTCTCGACGAGGTTAATCTCGATATTCCTGCCGGATCGGTGACCGTAATTCTGGGGCCATCGGGTTCCGGTAAATCCACGCTGCTGCGCTGTATTAATCATCTTGAAAAGCTGGATGGCGGCACGATCCGCATCGGCGGCCAGATGGTGGGATACCGGCAAAAAGGCCAGGCGCTGCACGAACTCAGCAGCAGTGCTATTGCCCGCCAGCGGGCGGAAATTGGCATGGTTTTTCAGCAGTTCAACCTGTTTCCGCACCGCACTGTGCTACAGAACATTACGGATGCGCCGATGCGGGTGAAAAAGCAGAGCCGTCATCAGGCCACGACCAAAGCGCTGGCGCTGCTGAAGCAGGTGGGGCTGTCAGGCCGCGAAGATGAGTGGCCGCAGAACCTCTCCGGTGGTCAGCAGCAGCGGGTGGCAATTGCCCGCGCGCTGGCGATGGATCCCGGCGTCATGCTGTTTGATGAACCGACCTCGGCACTTGACCCTGAGCTGGTAGGGGAAGTGCTGCAGGTGATTAAGCAGCTGGCGCACTCCGGTATCACCATGGTGGTGGTCACGCATGAGATCGGCTTTGCCCGCGAAGTTGCCGACAACATCGTATTTATGGAGAGCGGCAGAATTGTGGCAGCGGGTCCGACGCAGCAGGTCCTCGACGATCCGGACAACGGGCGTGTCAGAAACTTTATTGCAACGGTGCTTTAG